The following are encoded together in the Triticum dicoccoides isolate Atlit2015 ecotype Zavitan chromosome 6B, WEW_v2.0, whole genome shotgun sequence genome:
- the LOC119323842 gene encoding putative FBD-associated F-box protein At5g38570 isoform X2, which translates to MLEMAAVSDKDPFGDLPDELLWRVLSFLPADDALQTCVLDTRWRDLWRHATSLLFVFDGPTFPRYKRFEQLVKLVIHLRGNSALIRCEIDAYPHDEPEDTFTNTRLLIDYALACKAEELVVRAAVFDVPLSLISRHLRTIHLERVNLYCSDLKFSGCPVLEDLTIQFCNIHARKMSSKSLKRLFIIDCCSLPDIVRLRICAPSLISLQLEDFEGLTPFLENMPLLETAHVNLDDGCHDHCRSNRGVCDNFFCGCHTYPVKEGVLLNSLSNAAKLDLIALPKMFLYRWDLKWCPVFGELKTLLLNEWFTAVDLVCILRHSPVLEILTLQLDNTEIHPLIATPLIVTKMSGRS; encoded by the exons atgctCGAGATGGCTGCCGTTAGTGACAAAGACCCTTTTGGAGACCTCCCTGACGAGCTCCTATGGCGAGTGCTATCCTTCCTGCCGGCGGACGATGCCCTGCAGACCTGCGTGCTCGACACCCGGTGGCGTGACCTCTGGAGGCACGCGACCAGCCTGCTATTCGTCTTCGATGGGCCAACGTTCCCACGATACAAGCGTTTCGAACAGTTGGTGAAGCTGGTCATCCATCTCCGCGGGAACTCGGCTCTCATCAGGTGCGAGATTGATGCATATCCCCATGATGAGCCGGAGGATACATTCACAAACACCAGGCTGTTGATTGACTACGCTCTGGCATGCAAAGCTGAGGAGCTCGTGGTAAGAGCTGCGGTGTTCGATGTGCCTCTCAGTCTCATCTCTCGACATCTCAGGACCATACACCTTGAACGGGTGAACCTTTACTGCTCTGACCTGAAGTTCTCAGGCTGCCCAGTCTTAGAGGATCTAACAATTCAATTCTGCAATATTCATGCACGCAAGATGTCATCCAAATCACTAAAGCGCCTATTCATCATCGATTGTTGTTCTTTACCTGACATCGTgcgccttcggatttgtgccccgaGTCTCATCTCACTGCAGCTAGAGGATTTTGAAGGCTTGACACCTTTTCTTGAAAACATGCCATTGTTAGAAACTGCCCATGTTAATCTTGACGATGGATGTCATGATCACTGTCGCAGTAATCGGGGGGTTTGTGATAATTTTTTCTGTGGTTGTCATACTTATCCTGTCAAGGAGGGGGTGCTTCTCAATAGTTTGTCCAATGCTGCTAAGTTGGACTTGATAGCTTTACCTAAAATG TTTCTGTACAGATGGGATTTGAAATGGTGCCCCGTCTTTGGCGAATTAAAGACTCTGTTACTCAATGAGTGGTTTACGGCTGTTGACCTTGTTTGCATTCTCCGACACTCTCCAGTTCTTGAGATACTCACTCTTCAGCTTGATAACACCGAG ATTCATCCACTGATAGCGACTCCACTGATAGTGACTAAGATGAGTGGTCGGTCATGA
- the LOC119323842 gene encoding putative FBD-associated F-box protein At5g38570 isoform X1 — translation MLEMAAVSDKDPFGDLPDELLWRVLSFLPADDALQTCVLDTRWRDLWRHATSLLFVFDGPTFPRYKRFEQLVKLVIHLRGNSALIRCEIDAYPHDEPEDTFTNTRLLIDYALACKAEELVVRAAVFDVPLSLISRHLRTIHLERVNLYCSDLKFSGCPVLEDLTIQFCNIHARKMSSKSLKRLFIIDCCSLPDIVRLRICAPSLISLQLEDFEGLTPFLENMPLLETAHVNLDDGCHDHCRSNRGVCDNFFCGCHTYPVKEGVLLNSLSNAAKLDLIALPKMFLYRWDLKWCPVFGELKTLLLNEWFTAVDLVCILRHSPVLEILTLQLDNTENIVGATGAQETITQSFVCEHLKFVYIECEKVDEGVGLILNILSSCGILHEQISIKEDPHSDSDYSSTDSDSTDSD, via the exons atgctCGAGATGGCTGCCGTTAGTGACAAAGACCCTTTTGGAGACCTCCCTGACGAGCTCCTATGGCGAGTGCTATCCTTCCTGCCGGCGGACGATGCCCTGCAGACCTGCGTGCTCGACACCCGGTGGCGTGACCTCTGGAGGCACGCGACCAGCCTGCTATTCGTCTTCGATGGGCCAACGTTCCCACGATACAAGCGTTTCGAACAGTTGGTGAAGCTGGTCATCCATCTCCGCGGGAACTCGGCTCTCATCAGGTGCGAGATTGATGCATATCCCCATGATGAGCCGGAGGATACATTCACAAACACCAGGCTGTTGATTGACTACGCTCTGGCATGCAAAGCTGAGGAGCTCGTGGTAAGAGCTGCGGTGTTCGATGTGCCTCTCAGTCTCATCTCTCGACATCTCAGGACCATACACCTTGAACGGGTGAACCTTTACTGCTCTGACCTGAAGTTCTCAGGCTGCCCAGTCTTAGAGGATCTAACAATTCAATTCTGCAATATTCATGCACGCAAGATGTCATCCAAATCACTAAAGCGCCTATTCATCATCGATTGTTGTTCTTTACCTGACATCGTgcgccttcggatttgtgccccgaGTCTCATCTCACTGCAGCTAGAGGATTTTGAAGGCTTGACACCTTTTCTTGAAAACATGCCATTGTTAGAAACTGCCCATGTTAATCTTGACGATGGATGTCATGATCACTGTCGCAGTAATCGGGGGGTTTGTGATAATTTTTTCTGTGGTTGTCATACTTATCCTGTCAAGGAGGGGGTGCTTCTCAATAGTTTGTCCAATGCTGCTAAGTTGGACTTGATAGCTTTACCTAAAATG TTTCTGTACAGATGGGATTTGAAATGGTGCCCCGTCTTTGGCGAATTAAAGACTCTGTTACTCAATGAGTGGTTTACGGCTGTTGACCTTGTTTGCATTCTCCGACACTCTCCAGTTCTTGAGATACTCACTCTTCAGCTTGATAACACCGAG AACATTGTAGGAGCAACAGGAGCCCAAGAAACAATAACACAATCATTTGTGTGTGAACACCTAAAGTTCGTTTACATTGAATGTGAAAAGGTTGATGAGGGAGTTGGTTTAATCTTGAATATCTTAAGTTCATGCGGCATACTTCATGAGCAAATTAGCATCAAGGAGGATCCACATTCAGActcagatt ATTCATCCACTGATAGCGACTCCACTGATAGTGACTAA